The genomic DNA ACTACAGGGCTTCTCGCGCTCTGTGCTTacgcacctcgacggccgccgcctgcacctGACCAAGGCGCGTGGCGATGTCGTGCGACCCGGCCAGGTGGATGTCGTGCACGGCGAGGGTATGATGGaccagcgccgcagcgaccgTCGTGGCGACCTCTTCCTCCGCTACGAGATCGAGTTCCCTACGGATGAATGGGCGCGCaacgccgacgaggccgcgctcaGTACGCTGCTTCCCCCGAAGCGCACCGACCTCCcggccgaggaggacgtGGTCACCGACGATCTTACGACCAAGCCTGGCGATATCAACAAGGTACGTCGTCTATCTAACGCAGTTCGGCATGAACCAAGGCACGCGCATGCCCGATCAGGATACCTACGACCAGCCCGGCGACGATCCCAACATCCAGTGCGCCCAGCAGTAATCCTCCACTTCTCCACACGGCGCATGCATTAGTCAGATGGATAGGCGCAGCTAGCTTCCTAGTCATCATGAGCGGAGAGGACTTTACCAAGAAGAAGCTGTGGGGCGGCCGCTTCACCGGCGAGACCGACCCTGTGATGCATGCTTTCAATGAGTCGCTGTCGTATGACAAGCGCATGTGGTCGCAGGATATCCGTGGCTCGCAGGCCTACGCTAAGGCACTTATCGGGTGCAAGATCCtgaccgaggccgaggcgcagacCATCTGCGACGGACTGAACCGTGTGGGCGAGGAGTGGCGCACCAACAACTTCAGTGTGGCTCCCGAAGACGAGGACATCCACACGGCGaacgagcgccgcctcaaGGAGCTTATCGGCCCGGTGGCCGGCAAGCTGCACACTGGCCGTAGCCGCAACGACCAGGTGGCTACTGATATGCGTCTCTGGCTCCTGGACGAGATCGATgagctcgagtcgctcgccaCCGAGCTAGTGCATGTCATGGCGAAGCGCGCTCGTGAGgaggtcgacgtgctcatGCCGGGTTACACCCacctgcagcgtgcgcagccgaTCCGCTGGTCGCACCTGCTCCTGTCGCACGCGACCTACTTCCAATACGACGTGGAGCgtctgcgtgcgctgcgctcgcgtgTCTCGATGCTGCCGCTGGGCGCGGGCCCGCTGGCGGGCAACCCTTTCGCGGGTTTGGACCgtgaggcgctcgccaaggacctCGGCTTCCAGACTGTGGGCCCGAACAGCATGCACAGCGTCGCTGACCGCGACTTTgtcgtcgagacgctcaTGTGGTGCTCGCTCTTTTCGGTACACGCCAGCAAGATTGCCGAGGACCTCATCATTTACTCCAGCGCCGAGTTTGGCTTTGTGCAGCTCAGCGACGCGTACAGCACCGGCTCATCGATCATGCCGCAGAAGAAGAACCCCGACAGTCTAgagctgctgcgtggcaAGAGCGGCCGTCTCTTTGGCAACCTGTCCGGCTTTATGATGTCGCTCAAAGGTATCCCCTCGACCTACAACAAGGATCTGCAGGAGGACAAGGAGCCGATGTTTGACTCTGTCGACACGGCGGTTGCCTGCCTCAAGATTTTGACCGGCGTCGTGAGCACGCTTACGGTATGTGTCCTTATCTCATCCAGATCTCGTCCGAGAAGATGCGCGGTGCGCTCACGACCGATATGCTTGCTACGGACCTCGCCGACTACCTCGTCCGCAAGGGTGTACGTATCTATGCTTACCCAGATTCCCTTCCGCGAGACACACCACATTTCCGGCTCGGCTGTGAAGCTGGCCGAGGACCGCGGCTGCGAGCTGAGCGACCTGTCTCTCGAGGACTTGCTCACACTGCATCCCGCCTTTGAGGAGGATGTGAAGCTCGTGTGGGACCCCGAGCagagcgtcgagcgccgcaacgccatcggcggcacgagccgccgcgcggtgctcgagcaggtagACAAGCTCCTGGCCTAAGCGCGCATGGGCCTTGCCACGTGGCATTCTCTGGAACGTTCGgacggcgcacgagcggaCACGTGGAGGGGGGGGGAGACGgcaccgcatcgcgctTGTCCTTCTTTGTAGTTACTTATGAAGTCTGTTCAGGGAGCTGTGACTGTgagcgccgctgcgctcaTGGCGCTTGCCAATGTGCCTGCCACGGCAGGCTCGTCTGTTTCGTTCGTGCCCAGTGCCATCAAGGGTCTCTTTGTCGAGCAGTTTACGCCCGACTGGGAGAGCCGCTGGTCGGTCTCGCGCTCTTCCAAGCTCCAGCGTGGAGAGGAGGAGTTCAAGTACGATGGTGAGTGGAAGGTCGAGGAGCCGCTCGTCTTCCCCGGCATCAAGGGCGACAAGGGCCTGACTCTCAAGAGCAAGGCGAAGCAGCACGCGATCAGCACCCAGCTCGAGAAGCCCATCACCTTTGACGGTACCAAGCCCTTTGTGGTGCAGTACGAGGTCAAGCTCCAAAAGGGCCTGTCGTGTGGTGGTGCCTATGTGAAGCTCCTGCGCGCTACCGAGGGCGGCCTGGCTGCCGAGGAGTTCTCGGACAAGACGCCGTACACGATCATGTTTGGTCCCGACCGCTGCGGTGGTACGAACAAGGTGCACTTCATCTTCCACCACAAGAACCCGGTTACCGGCGAGTTTGAGGAGAAGCAGATGAACCTGCCCACCAACCCCAAGATCACCAAGACCACGACGCTGTACACGCTGATTGTGCAGCCCGACAACTCGTTCCAGATCCTGATCAACGATGAGCCCCGCACCAACGGCACGCTCTTTGACTCGTTCGAGCCCCCGGTCAACCCCCCGAAGGAGATCGACGACCCGACCGACTCGAAGCCCGCCGACTgggtcgacgaggcggagaTTCCCGACcccaaggccaagaagcCCGCCGACTGGGACGAgaacgcgccgccgatgaTCCCCGACTCGAACGCCAAGAAGCCCACCGACTGGtacgaggaggaggcgctGATGATCCCCGATCCTTCTGCCGAGAAGCCCGAGGAGtgggacgacgaggaggacggcGAGTGGGTCGCCCCGATGATCCCCAACCCCATCTGTGAGGACGCTTCCGGCTGTGGCCCGTGGACCGCCCCGATGATTGCCAACCCCGCGTACAAGGGCAAGTGGACCGCTCCGATGATCCCCAACCCCGCGTACAAGGGCGAGTGGGCCCCGCGCCGTATCCCGAACAAGAACTACTACGAGGACAAGCACCCCAACCGCTTCGCCCCGATCACCGGCGTCGGTTTCGAGCTCTGGACCATGGACGAGGACATCCTCTTTGACAACATCTACCTGAGCAACGACCCCGaggaggcgcgtgcgttTGCCAAGGAGACCTTCCACGTGAAACTTCCCCTGGAGCAGAACCGCGAGACGGAGGACCAGCGTAACGACCCCGAATTCGAGACCGgccaccgcgcgctgccgagcctgcctgagcgcacgctcttcCAGATCCGCCGCAAGACCGAGGTTATGATTACCCGCCTGCGCTACGAGCCCGACAAGCTGCGTGTCCTGCAGCAGTCCTACCCGATCGTCGGCTTCTGGGCCGCGGTCGTGGCGGTGGTCTTGGGCCTGATCGGCACGCTCACCTCGCTCGTCGgtggccgcgccgcccccgcccCTGCGCCGACCAAGAAGGTGGATGCTCCGGCTGCCGCTCCTGCCACGGACGGCCCGGCGAAGTCCACTGCCGTCGGCAGCACTACCAAGGTCACCAAGCGTTCGGCCGCTGAGTAGTTTCGTAGCCACGTGGCATCCTTCGAACTTGCTCCGGAGCGTGATGCGGTCGTTGCAGGCGGCCTGTGCCGTGTTCTGTATCGCGCTAGGCGCTGTATCAAGCGCCCAGCCACAGCCACGCACATACGATACGCACCAGTACTACGTAGCCGAGCTcgcaccgcggcgtgcgtgcggcgccacggaggagcacgtcgctgctgcgctcggcgccgagctcgtggagcgcgtcggcgcgctcccgCACCACtacctgctgcgccgcgaaaagagcgaTAGCCTTGCGCGTCGGTCTGTATACGCActggacgccgaggcggacgatGTCGTGCTGAAGCGCTTCCACGCGCTCCAGACGCCGGGGCTGTCGAAGCGCTGTGCCGGCGGCACCTGCGTGTCGGACGCTTGCGTACAGCAGACGCTGCATGCCGTGGATCGCCAGGTgccgcggcagcggcatAAGCGCAACGTGATCTACGATCCCGagacgatgcgcgacgtgtACCCCGAGCTGCTTCCCCCGCACCCCGTGACCGAGGCGTGGAAAGGGaaacgcgacgcgctcgaggtgcgtgcgccggtgccgatcAACGCGACCAGCAAGTTTATGGACGACTTCCAGGTGCACGATCCTCTTTTCTACAAGCAGTGGCACCTGATCAACCCGGTGGACCAAGGCAacgacctgcgcctcgaccaggtCTGGCGCAATGCCACCGGCCAGGGCGTGaccgtcgcgctgctcgacgacggcctCGACTTCCACCATCCTGATTTGAAAGACAACTTTGTACGTGGCATGGCTGACCCAGAACGCAAAGAGCTCCTACGACTTTAATGACCATTCCGAGCTGCCCGAGCCGCGCTTGTCGGACGATCTAcacggcacgcgctgcgccggcgagaTTGCCGCGCTCCCGAACGACTTTTGCGGCGTAGGCGTCGCTCCCAaagcgcgcgtcgccggcatCCGTATTCTCAGTGGCCCGATcaccgacgcggacgaAGCCGCGTCGCTCAACTTTGGCTACGAAACGAATTCGATCTACAGCTGCAGCTGGGGACCACCGGACAATGGGCAGAGCATGGACGCGCCCCGCGGCCTGATTGCCAAGGCACTGCTCAACGGCATCTACAACGGCCGCGACGGCAATGGCAGCATCTTTGTCTTTGCTGGCGGCAATGGCGGCGGATCGGACGACCAGTGCAACTTTGACGGGTACACCAACTCGATCTACACGGTGACCATTGCGGCCGTCGACCACCTCGGCAAGCACCCCTACTACTCGGAGATGTGCAGCGCGATCATCGCGTCGAGCTACAGTTCGGGCTCGGGGCAGATGATTACCACCACCGACGTGTCCAAAGGCACGAACCGGCGGTGCACGTCGATGCacggcggcacgagcgctgcggcgccgctaGTTGCGGGCATactcgcgctggcgctcgaagTGCGCCCCGAGCTGACTTGGCGCGACGTCCAGCACATTATCGTTCGCTCCGCCGTCCCGAGCAACACCGAGGACCCCGACTGGGAGCAGAatggcgccgggcgcaagTTTTCGCACAAGTACGGTTacggcgtcgtgcacgccgcgcgtctGCTGGCTGAGGCGCAAGCGCACAAGCTTGTCGCCCCCCAATCGTGGTTTGAGAGCAAGAACCAGACCGTGCCCGAGCCCCTTTTgaagctcgacgagcccaAGGTCGCGGCAGTCGAGGTGTCGCAGGAGATGCTCGACCAGGCTAACctcaagacgctcgagcacgttACCGTCACGGTCTGGATCGAgcacgaccgccgcggcgacgtccAAGTCGAGCTCTTTTCGCCGCACGGGACGCGCAGTGTGCTTGCGAGCCCCCGGCGGTACGATAGTGACCGCAACGGCTTCCCCGGCTGGACGTTTATGTCGATCAAGCACTGGGGCGAGGACATGCGGGGCGAGTGGCGTCTCCAGGTGACGGACCGCGCGTCGAAAGAGCGCCAGAACCGCATCCCTGGCAACTTTACCGCCTTTTCGCTCTCGCTCTGGGGCGAAGCCCAAGACGCGAGCAAGGCGCGGCCGTGGGACT from Malassezia japonica chromosome 1, complete sequence includes the following:
- the ARG4 gene encoding argininosuccinate lyase (BUSCO:EOG092621S9; EggNog:ENOG503NVYH; COG:E); translation: MSGEDFTKKKLWGGRFTGETDPVMHAFNESLSYDKRMWSQDIRGSQAYAKALIGCKILTEAEAQTICDGLNRVGEEWRTNNFSVAPEDEDIHTANERRLKELIGPVAGKLHTGRSRNDQVATDMRLWLLDEIDELESLATELVHVMAKRAREEVDVLMPGYTHLQRAQPIRWSHLLLSHATYFQYDVERLRALRSRVSMLPLGAGPLAGNPFAGLDREALAKDLGFQTVGPNSMHSVADRDFVVETLMWCSLFSVHASKIAEDLIIYSSAEFGFVQLSDAYSTGSSIMPQKKNPDSLELLRGKSGRLFGNLSGFMMSLKGIPSTYNKDLQEDKEPMFDSVDTAVACLKILTGVVSTLTISSEKMRGALTTDMLATDLADYLVRKGIPFRETHHISGSAVKLAEDRGCELSDLSLEDLLTLHPAFEEDVKLVWDPEQSVERRNAIGGTSRRAVLEQVDKLLA
- the KEX2 gene encoding kexin (MEROPS:MER0000364; COG:O; BUSCO:EOG09260J8F; EggNog:ENOG503NV4P; TransMembrane:2 (i474-496o1270-1290i)), whose product is MALANVPATAGSSVSFVPSAIKGLFVEQFTPDWESRWSVSRSSKLQRGEEEFKYDGEWKVEEPLVFPGIKGDKGLTLKSKAKQHAISTQLEKPITFDGTKPFVVQYEVKLQKGLSCGGAYVKLLRATEGGLAAEEFSDKTPYTIMFGPDRCGGTNKVHFIFHHKNPVTGEFEEKQMNLPTNPKITKTTTLYTLIVQPDNSFQILINDEPRTNGTLFDSFEPPVNPPKEIDDPTDSKPADWVDEAEIPDPKAKKPADWDENAPPMIPDSNAKKPTDWYEEEALMIPDPSAEKPEEWDDEEDGEWVAPMIPNPICEDASGCGPWTAPMIANPAYKGKWTAPMIPNPAYKGEWAPRRIPNKNYYEDKHPNRFAPITGVGFELWTMDEDILFDNIYLSNDPEEARAFAKETFHVKLPLEQNRETEDQRNDPEFETGHRALPSLPERTLFQIRRKTEVMITRLRYEPDKLRVLQQSYPIVGFWAAVVAVVLGLIGTLTSLVGGRAAPAPAPTKKVDAPAAAPATDGPAKSTAVGSTTKVTKRSAADAQPQPRTYDTHQYYVAELAPRRACGATEEHVAAALGAELVERVGALPHHYLLRREKSDSLARRSVYALDAEADDVVLKRFHALQTPGLSKRCAGGTCVSDACVQQTLHAVDRQVPRQRHKRNVIYDPETMRDVYPELLPPHPVTEAWKGKRDALEVRAPVPINATSKFMDDFQVHDPLFYKQWHLINPVDQGNDLRLDQVWRNATGQGVTVALLDDGLDFHHPDLKDNFNAKSSYDFNDHSELPEPRLSDDLHGTRCAGEIAALPNDFCGVGVAPKARVAGIRILSGPITDADEAASLNFGYETNSIYSCSWGPPDNGQSMDAPRGLIAKALLNGIYNGRDGNGSIFVFAGGNGGGSDDQCNFDGYTNSIYTVTIAAVDHLGKHPYYSEMCSAIIASSYSSGSGQMITTTDVSKGTNRRCTSMHGGTSAAAPLVAGILALALEVRPELTWRDVQHIIVRSAVPSNTEDPDWEQNGAGRKFSHKYGYGVVHAARLLAEAQAHKLVAPQSWFESKNQTVPEPLLKLDEPKVAAVEVSQEMLDQANLKTLEHVTVTVWIEHDRRGDVQVELFSPHGTRSVLASPRRYDSDRNGFPGWTFMSIKHWGEDMRGEWRLQVTDRASKERQNRIPGNFTAFSLSLWGEAQDASKARPWDFPANSEEHNLTLSAAPSSTVLHYSGMPTSTKTFVKPTNALPDDHHTVPGETHEAFGSKVQQPEADTGYLGALARQSTWLAVAAGLAIVAGASLLIYFYTRQRALRRYEHLPTDEGEIQLGALPGEGGMQARDLYDAFALDDESEDEPASPKRSP